Below is a window of Leucobacter sp. Psy1 DNA.
TCGATCAACGAGGGGCTCACGCTCACGACCTTCGAAGCGGTCGCGGCCGGCATTCCGGTGCTCTCCGCGGACGTCGGATCCCAGCGCACCATCGTGCAGGGACGGCTCCTGCTGCCGCGCCCGGGCGGCGTCTTCGCTCGGCGCGCCGAGGCCGAGATCCGCCGGCTCGCCGCCTCGGAAACCGAGCGGGAGGCCGCCTGGGCGGAACAGCGCGACCGGGTCGCCGAGTTCGCCCGCCACGACGAAGCACACCACATGATGAAGGAGCAGTTCGCACAATGGCAGGGGTAGCCGCAGTCATCGTCACCTTCAACCGGCTCGCGAAGCTGAAGAAGGTCATCGCCGCCATCGAGGCGCAGAGCGCACCGCCCGCGCACCTCGTCATCGTGGACAACGCTTCCACCGACGGCACAGGGGAGTATCTCGCGACCCTCGAGAGCCCGATCCCCGTCGACATCGTCTCGCTCCCCACCAACACGGGCGGTGCCGGGGGTTTCTCGGCTGGCATGCGCCGCGGATACGAACTCGGTGCCGATTTCGTGTGGATCATGGACGACGACGGCTACCCCGAGCCGCCCGCCCTCGAACGACTGCTCTCCGGCCTCTCGGCGGCCTCCGACGAACTCGGCGCACCCGTGCCGTTCGCCTGCTCCGTCGTCGTCTTCACCGATGGCAACATCTGCGAGATGAACAACCCCGCTCCCACGTGGGACTGGGGCCGACTCCTCGTCAAGGGTCAGAACGCCGTCATGGTGCAGCAGTGCTCCTTCGTCTCCGTCCTCATTCCAAGGTGGGTGCTCGAGGAGTTCGGGCTCCCCTTCAAGGAGTACTTCATCTGGTTCGACGACGCCGAGTACACCTTCCGCATCACGCGGGAGACCCCGGGCGTCCAGGTGCTCGACAGCGTCACCGTGCACGACATGGGCATCAACCAGGGCGTCAACTTCGGCATGATCGACGAGGGCAACGCGTGGAAGTTCGCCTACGGGGTCCGCAATCAGGCGTCGTACCAGCGCCATCACCGGTCCTGCCCGCACTTCCTGCTGTTCGCCGCGCAGGTGGTCGTCGGGATGCGCCGTGGCAGGGTCGCCCGCAAACTCCGTCGGCAGATGTACCGCAAGCTCTGGGAGGGGTTCCGCTTCAATCCTGCGATCGACCGCGTGAGGTAGGGGCGCAGGGCTTCGCGCGTCGCCCCGCCCCCTGATTCCCTGCCCCTGATTCCCTGCCCCCCTCTGCCCCCCTCTGCCCCCCCTCTGCCCCCCCTCTGCCCTCCTCCTGCCCCCATCGAGTGAACGCAGTTGGTTCTCCGGAGCGATATTTCACAACGAATTGTGTTCACTCGGGCGAGACGCGAACGAGACTCGTGCAGAACTCCGGTCTCGGCCCCGCGCATCTGCGATACTGGGTGTTGTGGAATCCTCCCGCGCTCCGATGCTCGCACGAGGCGCCCTTTCGGCGCTCGTGGCGACGTTCGTGGCGCTCTTCTCGCACATCGTGGGCGGTGGCGAGATGCCGGCGATGCTCGGCGTCGTGGTTCCCCTCGTGCTCTCGCTCTTCGTGAGCACGCTTCTAGCGGGGCGCCAGCTGTCCGTCGTGCGGCTGTCGATCGCCGTTGGCGTGAGCCAGACTCTTTTCCACACCCTCTTCGTGCTGGGAGCACCGTCGGTTTCCGCGGGCGCGAGCGGGTCTCCGGTGTCGCCGCACGCGCACCACGCAGCGATGCCGATGCTCGCCTCCGACGGGACGATCGCCGCGGTCCAGGCGGATGCCGGCATGTGGGTGTGGCACGCGATCGGCGCCGCGATCACGGTTGCCGTGCTGCACCGGGGTGAACGCAGCCTCGAACGCCTCGTGCGCGTCGCCGGCTGGCTGCGGCACTGGCTCGTGCTGCCCGTGCGGATGCCGAGGATCGTTCCGGTCACCGTCCTGCGCCGCCGTCCGGCCCGTGCGGTGGAGACCGCTCCCGCCTGGACGGTACTCGCGCGTGAAGTGACCACGGTGCAGGTGCGCCGCGGTCCACCAGCGGACGCCCGAAACGCGTACGCGCTCTGCAGCTGAGCGTCTTCCACCTGTACTGGCTCAGCTCTTCCGCGCCGGCACGCTGATTGAAGCGTGCCGAGTCGCCCTCGCGCTCACCGGCATGACCGGCGGCGAGAGTACGCCGCGTCGCGTTTCACACGGACACTTCTGACCCCTGCCGGTCGCCCCCCCCCCCCACATGCGGACGACCGGTGCCAGCTGCGCTGAGGCGACGGCTGGAATTCGTGCGAAAGGCACTTACTGTGACGAACACCACTGCATCACTGCGCCGCCCTTCTGGCGGCACCCTGCTCACCGCCCTCCTGCTCGCGGGGGCGACCGGATTCGCGCTCACCGGCTGCGCCTCTGGAGCCGACGCCGACCCCGCTCCCGCCGCCGATGCGGTCGAGGTCGAAGGGGCGTGGGTGAAGACCGCCGAGGAGGGAATGACCGCGGCCTTCGGCACGCTCACGAATGATTCGGACGATGACGTGACGGTCGTCTCCGTCCAGTCCGACGCGTCGCCCACACTCGAACTGCACGAGACCCTCGAGAATGAGGCAGGCCAGTCCGTCATGCGCGAGGTCGAGAACGGTTTCACGATTCCCGCAGACGGATCGCTGGAGCTCTCGCCCGCTGGCAACCACATCATGCTGATGGAACTCCCGGAGCCGGTGCTCGCGGGAGACAACGTGACATTCACCCTGACGTTCTCGGACGACTCGACGATGGAGTTCAGCGCCCTCGCCAAGGATTACGCCGGCGCGAACGAGGAATACGAGCCGGGCGACGGCGGGGACATGGACCACGGCGACATGGATCACGGCGACATGGATCACGGTGACGCCGCCCACGACGAGCAGGGCGACTCATGACCGCCACGCTCACCCGGCAGAGCGCGCCGCCTCCGCCGTCTGCGCCGAGGCCGCGCGCACAGCGCGGATGGTTCGCCGCGCTGCTCCTCAGACTCCACTTCTTCGCGGGAATCCTGGTCGCCCCGTTCATTCTGGTGGCGGCCATCTCCGGCGGACTGTACGCGCTCGCTCCGTCTTTGGAGAAGGTCGTGTACGCCGATCAGCTGGAAGCGTCGAGCGCGGCGCAGAATGTGAGTCTCACCGACCAGATCGTCACCGCCGAAGAGTTGGTGGGCGACGAGGGCACGCTGAGCGCTGTGAGACCCGCGCCGGAGCCGGGGGCCACGACGCGCGTCATGTTCGCGGATCCCGAGCTCGGCGAGAGCGAGTCACGGGCCATCTTCGTCGACCCCGCTTCGGGGGAGATCCTCGGCGACCTCACGGTGTACGGCACGAGCGGGTCGCTCCCGCTCCGCACCTGGATCTCCCAGCTGCACCGCAGCCTCCACCTCGGGGACGCGGGCCGTCTGTACAGCGAGCTCGCTGCGTCGTGGCTCGGCATCGTCGCGGTGGCGGGGCTGGGACTCTGGGTCGCGCGCTTCCGCAAGTCAAGGACAAAGCGAGACATGATCCGTCCGCAGCGCGGGTACACGGGATACCGCAAGGCGCGCAGCTGGCACACGTCGATCGGGCTCTGGGTCGCAGTGGGCGCGCTGTTCCTGTCAGCGACCGGGATCACCTGGTCGCAGCTCGGCGGGGCGAACGTGAGCGAGTTGCGCACCGCACTCGGGTGGCAGACGCCCGCGGTGAGCACGAGCCTCGACGGAGGCGCTGCTCCGGCGGACGAGCACGCCCACCACCACGGCGGCTCGTCACCCGCTGAGGACGGAGACACCGAAGTGACCTCGGCGAACGCGGCGACCTTCTCCTCGGTGCTCACGGTCGCGCAGCGCGAGAACATCAATACCGGACTGGTCGAGATCAAGCCTCCCGCCGAGCCCGGTACCGCCTGGGTCGTGCAGGAGATCCAGCGGAGCTACCCGACCGAGGTCGACTCGGTCGCGATCGACGGCACTACGCTCGAGACGGTCGACCGCGTGGACTTCGCCGACTTCTCGCTGCCTGCGAAGCTCAGCCGCTGGGGCATCGATCTGCACATGGGGTCGATGTTCGGGCTGCCGAACCAGCTCGCGATGGTGCTGCTCGCCGCAGGCATCGCAACCCTGACGGTGCTCGGTTACGTGATGTGGTGGCGGAGAAGGCCGACTCGCGCCGCTCGCTTCGAACCCGGTCGTCCGCCGGCACGAGGCGTGCTCCGGGGAGCCCCTTGGTGGGGGGTCGCCGCCGTTATCGCGGGGGCGATCGCGATCGGACTCTTCCTGCCGCTCGTCGGCTACACGCTCGCAGCGTTCGTCGTGCTCGATGTGATCATCGGTCTCGTGCAGCACCGTCGGAAGGAGGCGCACGCATGACGCACACACCACACCATGATGCAGAGCACAATGCCGAACGTTCCGCCGATCAGCACCCGGCCCCGCGTTCGGGCATGAGCCGCCGCGCCCTCCTCACGGGGGGCGCGGCCGGCGCCGGCATCGGCGCGCTGCTCGGCATCGGCTCCGCCGCCGGGTTCACCACGCTCCGCCCGAACCCGGGATCTTCCGTTCCGTCGGACGACGGCTCAATCCGTTCCGCAGGCGCGGGAGGGGATCTGCCAGGGTTCGGCGGTGAGGCGCTGCCCTGCCACGGTACTCACCAGGCGGGCATCACGACGCCCTCGACGGCGCACGTGCGCTACGTCGCCTATCGGCTCCGGCCGGAGGTCGACGCGGACGGAGTGCGGCGACTGCTCCGGATCCTGACCGAGGACATCGAAGGTCTCGCCTCCGGTGCTGCACCGCTCGCGGACCCCGAACCGGAGCTCGCCGCCAGGCCTTCCCGCCTCACCGTGACCGTCGGCGTCGGCGCGGGGCTCGTCGACCGGGTCGATCCGGATCTGCGGCCCGAGTGGCTCGGGCCGCTTCCCTCCTTCGGCGAGGATCGCCTCGAGGAGCGCTACACCGACGGCGACCTGCTCATCGTGCTGCAGGCCGACGACCCGCTGCCGCTGGCACACGCCGCGCGCATGATCCACCGCGACCTCACCGGGTTCGCAGAGCACCACTGGACCCAGCAGGGGTTTCGGCAGGCTCGTGGCTCGGAGGCCGACGGCACCACCATGCGCAATCTCATGGGACAGGTCGAGGGCACCGTGAACCCGCACCCCGATGAGGAGGACTTCGGTCCGCTCGTCTGGATCGGGTCGGACGGCGGTTGGCTCGCGGGCGGAACCGCGCTCGTGTTCCGCCGGATCCGCATGGAACTCGACACCTGGGACCAGATCGACCGGCCGGGGCGCGAAGTCACGATCGGTCGGAAGCTCGACGACGGGGCGCCGCTCACCGGCGGGGACGAGCACACACCGATCGACTTCGACGCGAAGAATGCGCTCGGCCTGAAAGTGATCCCGATGGCGGCGCACGTGCGTCGCGCCCACTCCACCGACCCGGATGAGCGCATCTTCCGCCGAGCCGTGAACTACGACGACGGAATCGAGTCCGGGCTCCTGTTCGCGTGCTACCAGCGGGACCCGTACCGGCAGTTCGTCCCGATCCAGCGGCGTCTCGACGAGATGGACATGCTCAACGAGTGGGTCACCCACACCGGGTCAGCGGTGTTCGCGATGCTGCCGGGGTTCGCGGCGGGGGAGACTCTCGGGAAGTCCCTGACGGGGTAGGCGCCCGCGCGCGGGGAGAGCGCCGCGGAACCTACCCCCGCATCGAGACGCCCTGCTTCCAGTACCCCATGAAGGCGACCTGTGCGCGGTCGACGCCGAGACCCTTCACGAGGTGGCGGCGCAGGGTGGTGACGACGCGGCTCTCTCCGGCGATCCAGTAGTAGCGCTCGGTGGCATCGGCGCGCTCGGATGGGTCTGCGATCTGCTCGCCGAGCTGCGAGTACTGCGGTGTCTCCCACGGCATGTACTCGGGGTCAGCCGCGATGGCCGGATCCTCCTCGGGGGCAGTAGCCGCGGCAGCGTCAGCGCCGCCAGCAGCAGCGTCGGCGCGGCCACCTCCGGGCGCCTCCCCGACCTCCGCGAGCACGGCGTCGAGCAGCTGCGAACCCGGCGCGGCGGAACCCCGGAGCAACCAGCGCACCTCGAACCCCTCGGGGGCGTCGATCGGCAGAATGTCGTCGGCGGTGGGCACCTCGATGCAGGCGATGCCCCGGTTCGGGGCGTGCTCGATGCCGGCCCGGGATCCCGAACCACCGTCGGCCGCGCTGAGCGAGGCGGCACCGTCTTCGAGGATGCGGGCAATGGCGGGCGCGGCGGTCTCGTCGCCGACGAGCATGACCTCGCGCGCGAGTCCCGGGTCGTACTCGATGCCGCCGCCGTCGAAGCGTCCGCGGCGGGGGCCGATGATGAGGAGCTCGTCACCGACCGACGCGCGGCTGGCCCAGGTGGAGGCGGGCCCCGTGCCGCCGGGTTCCAGATGGAGGACGAAGTCGACGGACACGGCGGTGGCGCCGTCCGCGTCCACCGCGAGGTGCCGGATCGAGTAGGTGCGCATGCTGCCGCGCTCATCCTCGGGGAGTGCGAGCCACGCCTGGTACCAGTTGGCGTCTGCGGTGGAGAGGGCGGGGAGCGCGCCGGATGCCGCGGGGAAGATGAGCTTGATCCTCTGGTCGAGCGTCCGGCCGGGAGTGCCGAACCCGTCGAGGTCGGGGCCGCCGAACGTGATCCGCACGAAGACCGGCGAGACGCGTTCGACGGCGGTCACGGTGGCGCGGACCACGTGGAAAGGTGCGGGGTCGGTGGTGTCAGCGGACATGGTGCCTTCCGATGGGGGTGATGATGGGCGTGCCCGAGACGGGATCAGTGATGATCTGGCTCTCGAGCCCGAAGACGTCGCGGACGAGCTCGGCCGTCACGATGTCGCTGGGGGCTCCGCAGGCGTGCAGGCGGCCGGCTCGGACGGCCACGAGAGTATCCGAGTAGCGGGCGGCGAGGTTCAGGTCGTGCAGCACCATGACGACGGTGGTACCCCGTTCGCGGTTGAGGTCGACGAGCAGGTCGAGCACCTCCACCTGGTGGGCGACGTCGAGGAACGTGGTCGGCTCGTCGAGGAGTAGGATGTCGGTCTCCTGCGCCAGCGCCATCGCGATCCACACCCTCTGCCGTTGCCCACCGGAGAGCTCGTCGACGGGCCGGTCGGCGAGGTCGGCGATGCCGGTGGCGTCGAGTGCTGTGGAGACGGCCTCGTAGTCGTGCTGATTCCAGCGAGACAAGGGCTTCTGGTGGGGGGTGCGGCCGCGACCGACGAGGTCGGTGACGGTGATGCCCTCGGGGGCGATGGGGCTCTGGGGGAGCAGTCCGAGGGTGCGCGCGACCTCCCGCGACGGCTTCGACCGGATCGGTTCGCCGTCGAGCAGGACCTCTCCGGACTGGGGCTGCAGCAGTCTCGCGAGCGCGCGGAGCAGCGTCGACTTGCCGCACCCGTTCGCGCCGACCACCGAGGTGATGGTTCCGGGGACGAGGTCGAGGCTGAACCCGTCGATGATGGTGCGCTCGCCGTAGGAGAGCGTGAGGTCGCGGCCGGCGAGAGTGTGGGACGCGGTCATATGCTGTTGCCCGATCGGTTCATTCTGACGAGGAGGTACATGAGGTAGGGAGCGCCGAGCACGCCGGTGACGACGCCGACTGGGTAGCGCCCGTCGAGCAGGTTCTGCCCGGCCAGGTCTCCGCCGAGGACGAGGATCGCGCCGACGAGTCCCGCGGGGACGGTGAGGGAGGCGTCCGGGCCGACGAGGCGCGCGGCGATGGGCCCAGACATGAACGCGACGAAGGCGACGGGCCCGCTAGCGGACGTGGCGAACGCGATGAGCGCGACGGCCGCGAGGACGAGGATGACACGCACAGCGAACGGCCTCACACCGAGCGCCTGCGCGGCGTCGTCGCCGAGTCGCAGCGCACCGAGTCCACGGCCGAAGAGCAGGAGCACTGGCACGAACACCGCGACGGCTGCGGCGAGGGGCAGCACCCGGTCCCAGCTGGCGCCATTGAGGCTGCCGGCCAGCCACTGCATGGCGGCCTGGAAGTTCCACGATGGCGCCTTCGACAGGGAGTAGGTGATGACGCTGTGCATCATGGCGGCGATCCCGATGCCGATGAGGATCAGCCTGGCGCCCGAGAACCCTCCGCGGTGCGAGAGGAGCAGGATCGCGGCCGCGGTGGCGAGGGCCGACCCGAAGGCGACGAGCGACACGGCTGTCTCGCTGA
It encodes the following:
- a CDS encoding glycosyltransferase family 2 protein translates to MAGVAAVIVTFNRLAKLKKVIAAIEAQSAPPAHLVIVDNASTDGTGEYLATLESPIPVDIVSLPTNTGGAGGFSAGMRRGYELGADFVWIMDDDGYPEPPALERLLSGLSAASDELGAPVPFACSVVVFTDGNICEMNNPAPTWDWGRLLVKGQNAVMVQQCSFVSVLIPRWVLEEFGLPFKEYFIWFDDAEYTFRITRETPGVQVLDSVTVHDMGINQGVNFGMIDEGNAWKFAYGVRNQASYQRHHRSCPHFLLFAAQVVVGMRRGRVARKLRRQMYRKLWEGFRFNPAIDRVR
- a CDS encoding iron chelate uptake ABC transporter family permease subunit — translated: MTSSTSPSTIEAVVTGRRSRARRRLRATGLLAAVAILLFLVTLMVGNTFYGLDEVVRVVLGQTVPGASFTVGELRLPRSVLAVLTGFAFGAAGVTFQTMLRNPLASPDVIGISFGASAAAVVGIVFFSLSETAVSLVAFGSALATAAAILLLSHRGGFSGARLILIGIGIAAMMHSVITYSLSKAPSWNFQAAMQWLAGSLNGASWDRVLPLAAAVAVFVPVLLLFGRGLGALRLGDDAAQALGVRPFAVRVILVLAAVALIAFATSASGPVAFVAFMSGPIAARLVGPDASLTVPAGLVGAILVLGGDLAGQNLLDGRYPVGVVTGVLGAPYLMYLLVRMNRSGNSI
- a CDS encoding copper chaperone PCu(A)C, whose protein sequence is MTNTTASLRRPSGGTLLTALLLAGATGFALTGCASGADADPAPAADAVEVEGAWVKTAEEGMTAAFGTLTNDSDDDVTVVSVQSDASPTLELHETLENEAGQSVMREVENGFTIPADGSLELSPAGNHIMLMELPEPVLAGDNVTFTLTFSDDSTMEFSALAKDYAGANEEYEPGDGGDMDHGDMDHGDMDHGDAAHDEQGDS
- a CDS encoding siderophore-interacting protein, whose translation is MSADTTDPAPFHVVRATVTAVERVSPVFVRITFGGPDLDGFGTPGRTLDQRIKLIFPAASGALPALSTADANWYQAWLALPEDERGSMRTYSIRHLAVDADGATAVSVDFVLHLEPGGTGPASTWASRASVGDELLIIGPRRGRFDGGGIEYDPGLAREVMLVGDETAAPAIARILEDGAASLSAADGGSGSRAGIEHAPNRGIACIEVPTADDILPIDAPEGFEVRWLLRGSAAPGSQLLDAVLAEVGEAPGGGRADAAAGGADAAAATAPEEDPAIAADPEYMPWETPQYSQLGEQIADPSERADATERYYWIAGESRVVTTLRRHLVKGLGVDRAQVAFMGYWKQGVSMRG
- a CDS encoding Dyp-type peroxidase — protein: MTHTPHHDAEHNAERSADQHPAPRSGMSRRALLTGGAAGAGIGALLGIGSAAGFTTLRPNPGSSVPSDDGSIRSAGAGGDLPGFGGEALPCHGTHQAGITTPSTAHVRYVAYRLRPEVDADGVRRLLRILTEDIEGLASGAAPLADPEPELAARPSRLTVTVGVGAGLVDRVDPDLRPEWLGPLPSFGEDRLEERYTDGDLLIVLQADDPLPLAHAARMIHRDLTGFAEHHWTQQGFRQARGSEADGTTMRNLMGQVEGTVNPHPDEEDFGPLVWIGSDGGWLAGGTALVFRRIRMELDTWDQIDRPGREVTIGRKLDDGAPLTGGDEHTPIDFDAKNALGLKVIPMAAHVRRAHSTDPDERIFRRAVNYDDGIESGLLFACYQRDPYRQFVPIQRRLDEMDMLNEWVTHTGSAVFAMLPGFAAGETLGKSLTG
- a CDS encoding ABC transporter ATP-binding protein, whose product is MTASHTLAGRDLTLSYGERTIIDGFSLDLVPGTITSVVGANGCGKSTLLRALARLLQPQSGEVLLDGEPIRSKPSREVARTLGLLPQSPIAPEGITVTDLVGRGRTPHQKPLSRWNQHDYEAVSTALDATGIADLADRPVDELSGGQRQRVWIAMALAQETDILLLDEPTTFLDVAHQVEVLDLLVDLNRERGTTVVMVLHDLNLAARYSDTLVAVRAGRLHACGAPSDIVTAELVRDVFGLESQIITDPVSGTPIITPIGRHHVR
- a CDS encoding PepSY domain-containing protein; the encoded protein is MTATLTRQSAPPPPSAPRPRAQRGWFAALLLRLHFFAGILVAPFILVAAISGGLYALAPSLEKVVYADQLEASSAAQNVSLTDQIVTAEELVGDEGTLSAVRPAPEPGATTRVMFADPELGESESRAIFVDPASGEILGDLTVYGTSGSLPLRTWISQLHRSLHLGDAGRLYSELAASWLGIVAVAGLGLWVARFRKSRTKRDMIRPQRGYTGYRKARSWHTSIGLWVAVGALFLSATGITWSQLGGANVSELRTALGWQTPAVSTSLDGGAAPADEHAHHHGGSSPAEDGDTEVTSANAATFSSVLTVAQRENINTGLVEIKPPAEPGTAWVVQEIQRSYPTEVDSVAIDGTTLETVDRVDFADFSLPAKLSRWGIDLHMGSMFGLPNQLAMVLLAAGIATLTVLGYVMWWRRRPTRAARFEPGRPPARGVLRGAPWWGVAAVIAGAIAIGLFLPLVGYTLAAFVVLDVIIGLVQHRRKEAHA